In Rutidosis leptorrhynchoides isolate AG116_Rl617_1_P2 chromosome 2, CSIRO_AGI_Rlap_v1, whole genome shotgun sequence, one genomic interval encodes:
- the LOC139893995 gene encoding G2/mitotic-specific cyclin C13-1-like isoform X2 — translation MADQENCGVRVTRLAKKRAMEAIESLSQPANKKRVVLGELSNNSILRSHDKLPKTKCIQNKNLKKPVLTNNELSVEKLEDASLDLQMCETYDSDIYDYLRNMEVKRRPLGDYIEKVQRDVTVNMRSVLVDWLVEVAGEYKLLPDTLYLTISYIDRFLSVNVLNRQRLQLLGVSSMLIAAKYEEITPPQTEDFCDITDNTYAKQEVVKMEAEVLKTLRFEMGNPTVKTFLRRFISIGQEDYDLEFLSYYLAELSLLEYSCIKFLPSMVAASVTFLSRFILNPNSHPWNLALEKLSGYKSSDLKECVKILHDLQSSRRAANLVAIREKYKQHKFKCVSELSSPMVIPASFFDNIRE, via the exons ATGGCGGACCAGGAGAACTGCGGTGTTCGAGTTACTCGATTGGCTAAAAAACGAGCAATGGAAGCAATTGAATCGCTATCGCAACCTGCGAACAAAAAACGAGTCGTGTTAGGCGAGTTGTCGAATAATTCGATTTTGAGATCTCACGACAAACTTCCGAAGACGAAATGCATACAGAATAAGAACCTGAAGAAACCTGTACTTACAAATAATGAGTTATCAGTTGAAAAACTTGAAGATGCTTCATTGGATCTGCAGATGTGCGAAACTTACGATTCGGATATTTACGATTATCTTCGTAACATGGAG GTAAAGAGAAGGCCATTAGGAGATTATATTGAGAAAGTGCAAAGAGATGTGACTGTGAATATGAGGAGTGTTTTGGTTGATTGGTTGGTTGAAGTTGCAGGGGAATACAAACTTCTTCCAGATACTTTGTATCTCACAATTTCGTATATCGATCGATTCTTATCGGTGAATGTACTTAATCGACAGAGACTGCAACTTCTAGGTGTTTCGTCAATGCTCATTGCTGC AAAGTATGAAGAAATTACTCCTCCGCAAACTGAAGATTTCTGTGACATAACTGATAATACGTATGCGAAGCAAGAAGTAGTGAAGATGGAAGCCGAGGTGCTGAAAACGCTTAGGTTTGAAATGGGAAATCCTACAGTTAAAACGTTTCTTAGAAGATTTATTAGCATTGGTCAAGAAGATTATGAT TTGGAGTTCTTGAGTTATTATTTAGCAGAATTGAGTTTGTTAGAATATAGTTGCATCAAGTTTTTGCCATCCATGGTAGCTGCATCTGTCACATTTCTTTCAAGATTTATTCTCAACCCAAATTCACATCCATGG AATTTGGCTTTGGAAAAGCTCTCAGGGTATAAGTCGTCCGATCTGAAAGAATGTGTTAAGATTTTACACGATTTGCAATCGAGTAGAAGAGCTGCTAATTTGGTGGCAATACGAGAAAAGTATAAGCAACATAAG TTCAAATGTGTAAGTGAACTGTCTTCTCCTATGGTGATCCCAGCTTCCTTTTTCGACAACATCAGAGAATGA
- the LOC139893995 gene encoding G2/mitotic-specific cyclin C13-1-like isoform X1, translated as MADQENCGVRVTRLAKKRAMEAIESLSQPANKKRVVLGELSNNSILRSHDKLPKTKCIQNKNLKKPVLTNNELSVEKLEDASLDLQMCETYDSDIYDYLRNMEVKRRPLGDYIEKVQRDVTVNMRSVLVDWLVEVAGEYKLLPDTLYLTISYIDRFLSVNVLNRQRLQLLGVSSMLIAAKYEEITPPQTEDFCDITDNTYAKQEVVKMEAEVLKTLRFEMGNPTVKTFLRRFISIGQEDYDTSLKLEFLSYYLAELSLLEYSCIKFLPSMVAASVTFLSRFILNPNSHPWNLALEKLSGYKSSDLKECVKILHDLQSSRRAANLVAIREKYKQHKFKCVSELSSPMVIPASFFDNIRE; from the exons ATGGCGGACCAGGAGAACTGCGGTGTTCGAGTTACTCGATTGGCTAAAAAACGAGCAATGGAAGCAATTGAATCGCTATCGCAACCTGCGAACAAAAAACGAGTCGTGTTAGGCGAGTTGTCGAATAATTCGATTTTGAGATCTCACGACAAACTTCCGAAGACGAAATGCATACAGAATAAGAACCTGAAGAAACCTGTACTTACAAATAATGAGTTATCAGTTGAAAAACTTGAAGATGCTTCATTGGATCTGCAGATGTGCGAAACTTACGATTCGGATATTTACGATTATCTTCGTAACATGGAG GTAAAGAGAAGGCCATTAGGAGATTATATTGAGAAAGTGCAAAGAGATGTGACTGTGAATATGAGGAGTGTTTTGGTTGATTGGTTGGTTGAAGTTGCAGGGGAATACAAACTTCTTCCAGATACTTTGTATCTCACAATTTCGTATATCGATCGATTCTTATCGGTGAATGTACTTAATCGACAGAGACTGCAACTTCTAGGTGTTTCGTCAATGCTCATTGCTGC AAAGTATGAAGAAATTACTCCTCCGCAAACTGAAGATTTCTGTGACATAACTGATAATACGTATGCGAAGCAAGAAGTAGTGAAGATGGAAGCCGAGGTGCTGAAAACGCTTAGGTTTGAAATGGGAAATCCTACAGTTAAAACGTTTCTTAGAAGATTTATTAGCATTGGTCAAGAAGATTATGAT ACCAGTTTGAAGTTGGAGTTCTTGAGTTATTATTTAGCAGAATTGAGTTTGTTAGAATATAGTTGCATCAAGTTTTTGCCATCCATGGTAGCTGCATCTGTCACATTTCTTTCAAGATTTATTCTCAACCCAAATTCACATCCATGG AATTTGGCTTTGGAAAAGCTCTCAGGGTATAAGTCGTCCGATCTGAAAGAATGTGTTAAGATTTTACACGATTTGCAATCGAGTAGAAGAGCTGCTAATTTGGTGGCAATACGAGAAAAGTATAAGCAACATAAG TTCAAATGTGTAAGTGAACTGTCTTCTCCTATGGTGATCCCAGCTTCCTTTTTCGACAACATCAGAGAATGA